The sequence ATGATGAGCGGTCCCAATTTCGACGGGTTGGCCCAAATGGCCTCGGCCACCGACATCCCGCTTGTCGCAAGCGGCGGAGTCACGACACTCGACGACGTACGTCAATTGGTTGAAATGAAAATGCCTGCTGCGATCATTGGCCGCTCCTTGTACGACGGTGCGATGAACCTAGAGGACGTGGTCAAAATCGCAAACGATTTGTAGGGGAAATAGTGGCATGAATGCGTTGCGAATTCCAACGGGCTGTGGCTGGATTGTGTTGTGGTTGTCGTTGTGGAATGTGACGGCCCTGGTCGCGGACGATTACAAACAGTTGCCCCCCGCCGGGATCGAAATCGATCAAGAAGTGAAAGACGACTTGGCCGCGCAAATCGATCACTTGGATCGCGAGATCGATGCGTTGGCGGACGCGGAATCGGATTCGGCAAGCTGGCTGCCCGACATTCGCGTGTTGACCCGCGCGGTGCGGTTGGCCATCACGCAGGATCGCTTCTACAAAAAGTCCGAGACAAAGGAAGCCGCAAAGCTGCTCGACGAAGCCGCGCGTCGGATCGCGGCAGTCAAATCGGGAATTCGCGGATTGGCGGTGTTGAGAGTCTCCGTTCGCAGCAGCGACAAGCCGCAAACGGTGGTCGGCGGATTCGTGTCTGATATCGACGACTCGGTCCAGCCGTATGGCTTGGTGATCCCCGCCGGGTTTCACCTCGGGGCGACCACACCGCACCGTTTAGATGTGTGGCTGCATGGGCGTGGTGATACCAAAACCGAGATTCCGTTTTTGATCGAACGGATGAATAAGGTGGGCACCTACGCGCCGGCGGACACGATCGTGTTGCATCCGTTTGGTCGTCACTGCAACGCGTTCAAGTTTGCTGGGGAAACCGATGTCTACGAAGCGATGCGTCATGTCCAGCGGATCTTGCCGATTGACCATGATCGCATCGCGATTCGAGGGTTTTCGATGGGGGGCGCCGGATGTTGGCACCTGGCCGCTCATGATCCATTGCAGTGGTTTGCAGCCAATCCGGGAGCCGGTTTTGTGGATTCGATCGTCTATCAAGGTTGGCAGTCGAATCCGCCTTTCAAGATCACTCCGGTTCGAGAGAAACTGCTTCGGTGGTACGACGTGTTGCCGTGGGTCACGAACCTGCAAAACACGCACATGGTGGCCTACAGCGGCGAAGTCGATAAACAACGCCAAGCAGCCGATCGCGTGGTCGCCGCGGCGAAGCAGGCCGGTTTTGAATTCCCCTATGTGATCGGTGCCAAAATGGGGCACAAGGTCGACGAGGTTTCCGCCAACGAAATCGATCGGCAATTGGCCGCGGTGGCCGCCGAACCGGTGCCTGAGCCACGACCCGAGATCGAATTTGTCACCTACACCACTCGCTATGCCAAAGCGGATTGGTTGAGCGTGACAGGGCTCGAGGAACATTGGTCGGCGGGAAAAGTCAAAGCCAAGATTGCCGCCAAAGATCGCTTGGTCGTCAAGACCGAGGGAGTAACCCACGTGGAATTCGACTTTCGCAAATCGGCTTGGCCGACGACGACGGACGATGTGGATTTAATCATCGACGGTGGGCGTTTCACCGTGCCCGATCAAAGTGATGCGCCCGGATGGCAGTGCCGCTTGGTGCGTGGCGATGGCGAGTGGAACATTGATGTGTCCGAGCCAAATGGGTTGCGAAAGCGGCCTGGATTGCAGGGGCCTATCGATGATGCATTTTGCGATCGATTCTTGTTCGTCTTGCCGACACGACCAGCGACACATGGCGAAGTCCAGCGGTGGGTCAACCGTGAACAACAGTACGCTCAACAGCGTTGGCGTGAATTGATGCGTGGTGAGGTGCGAGTGGTCAAGGATGTCGATTTGACCGAGGATCAGATCAAAAACAATCACCTTGTTTGCTTTGGCGATTTTTTTAGTAACCGTTACCTCGCACGCATCCGCCGCGAGTTGCCAATCCAATGGACCAAAGAAACGATCACGGTGGGCGACAAGACGTTTGATCCGGCCACGCACGCGGTTGCGATGTGCTATCCCAATCCCAAAAATCGAGCCAAGTACATAGTCGTCAACAGTGGGATGACGTTTCGCGAGTTTTCCAACGTCAGCAACTCACGGCAAATCGCCATGCTTCCCGATTGGGCGGTCATCGATGTGCAAGCCGAAGACGACAGCATGTTCCCCGGCAAGATCGCAGCCGAAGGGTTTTTCAACGAGTCCTGGGGCCTGTAGACCAAACACCCCAACGTAGCGGAAGCCGTCAACGACTTGTTGTTTTAGTCGTACGATGGACTTCCTCGTCCGTCGAATCCACCACTGACGGACCAGGAAGTCCATCCTACACCCCTTGCCGCAGGAAACTTCACTAAATCAACAAGCCGTCAAGACTTTCGTACAGCAACCAACGTAGCGGAAGTCGTCAAGACTTTCGTACAGCAACCGGCGTAGCGGAAGCCGTCAATGGCTTGTCAATTCAGTGAGCCGCTTACGCGTCAGCGGCCAGGTCCCACGCCCGCCGCGATGACAGGCTAGGAAGCCTATCCCACAAAAAAAAAACGACGCGATGAAAAACATCGCGTCGTTTTTTTGAGATTGGTTGTCCGTGTTCTATCGCTTGGACAGACGTCGTTCGAGTGCTTTCTGCGACAGCGGCATGATTTGCGCCGCACCGCCTGGGTTGTAAAGCAAATCGTCGCGACTTGGTTTCGTGTCCGTGTTCTCGTACTGAACCAAGTAGGCTCCGACCTGCATCCCGCCATGCTCGTAAACCGGCGGCCAGAATTCTTCGCCGCGAATCGCCAGCGTCTTGGCCAGCAGTCGCGTGGCTCGTCCTGAGAAACCGCTTAGCACCATATCGAGTCGTCCGAGGGCTTCACGGAAGATGTAAAACACCAATGCCGAGTCTTTGCCCTTGCCGCCTGCGTAGGCCCAAGTGCCGTCGTCTTTCTCGTAGTAAAAGCCGGGTTCCGGAGCATCTTCGTTCTTGCTCAATCGCATCCCTGCCGATGCCGCACCCGGTTTCGGATCGCTATCGCGGTAACGCAGGAAGAACGGGCACGAGCGAGCCGAGACGTCATCGACGTCGTCTTCGGTCACAAACGGAGTGCATCCGAATGCGTCTGAAAACATCAGCTCGACCACAGGGTTGCTTTTCACGCTGCCGATGCACACCAAGCCGCGGTCGCCGGTCGCTTCGACGAAACCGTTAAAGACCTCGCCGGCTCGTTCGCGAGCATCCTCGAGCGTGACTTGACCCGGGCTCCATACCAACGTTTGTTGCAAACGGTCTGGCATCGGGACGTCCGGCACCTTGCCCTCTTCGTTTTCACTCGTCGATTTGTGCTTGGCCGCACCGCCGAGCGTCGAGACGCCGTTGAGCAATTCGCCGAACAAAACCGAGTCGCTAGCGACGACGGTCGCGTTTTCGGGCGAGTCATCGCCATCGTTTTGGCGAACGCCAATCACGATTTCAATGTCGCCTCGACGGGCAAGCAGTTCCCAGAAGTTTTCGGCATTGATCTGGAACAATGCGCCAGGCAGCTGGTCGGCCGTCGCATAACCATGGTCAATCAGGTAGTCGCACAGTCGTGAAAGTGCATCCAGCGGAATGTACTTTGCCTCATTTTTTAACAGCGAAGCCACTTGGTGCCGATCGAGACCCGTGTGTTCCACAATCGACTTGATCGTCCCAGGCCGCTTACGCCGGTCCGGGGTATGCCCAAGTAATTCCGCAAGCCGGAATGCGTATCTCATTAGTGAATGTCGAAAAAAGAGGAGTGAAGTGAGTGGTCCCGTTTGCGTAATAGTGTAGCAGGAAGTTGCGGTTGTCACGCCTAGGTATCGAATTACCGATTTCGATCCAATTTACCCCCCGATCGAACGCAGCGGTTAACACGATTATGCCATGTTCCCAATGATTGGTTTGGGGGCGGGACGTCGCTAGAATGAATTTCGCGGTCGACAAGCTTCCTGTTGCTAGGTCGTACGATGAGTGTTCTGGGTATCCATTGAGCTATACTTTAAGAGCCAATTTCTTCCGTCTACGTAAGTTTTGACGTCTCCATGTCGCAACCGACCACCGCTTCGCCAACCCAAGATCCTGCGTCCAATCGCGATCAAAACGCCTTCCAAAGCGTGGCCAGTTTGATCGAATCGAGGATCCGCGAGGCTCAAAATGCGCTGTGGTGGTCCGAATTTGTTCGCAGCATTTTACGAATTTTTATCGGTGTGTTTCTCGCCGTGTTGCTTTGGGTCGTCGTGGATCAATGGATCTATACCCCCGGGATTGCGGCCCGAGTGGCTGGTTTCGCCTTGGTTCTTGGGTGGGTGGTGCATCAAGCGATCACACGAGTATACCCGATCCTTCAAGGAACGATTCGGCCCGAGTATGCGGCTCGTTCGCTCGAACGGGATGTTCCCGAGATGCGTCAAGAATTGACCAGCTACGTGACGCTTCGCGACCAAAGCAATTCACCCAGCCTCAGCGGCAAAGTCATTCGCTCGATCGGCGCTCACGCGGCAAGCCGGCTCCGCACTCACGATGCGCTGCCCGTCGAAGCCACCGGCACGCTGCGTTGGTGGATCGCGGCCGCAAGTTTGATGGCGATCTTTTTCATCTATGCCGCGCTGTCACCGAAAAACAGCTTCCAATCGGCCAGCCGTTTGGTGATGCCCGTCGCTTCGATCGAACCGGCCAAACGAGTCCAAATTCGTGACGTCATCCCCGGTGATGCCGAAGTGTTGGCGGGGCGAACGGTCGAGGTGTCTGCGGTCGTCCAGGGGTTGCGGCAAGACGAGCCCGTGTATTGTCGTTGGCAACTCGAAGACCGTGAAGCGGAAATCAAGTTGGTCCGAGATGCCGATTCGGGCCGTTTCGTCGGCGAAGTCTCGCTCGATCACGCCTTGTCCGGCCAAGTGCCTTATCAAATGGTGGCTGGTGATGATGTCGCGGGACCTTACTGCTTGAGCGTTCAAGACGTTCCCGTCGTTGCGGTGCAGTCGATTCGATACGTACCGCCGGCCTACACGCAAAAGCAACCTCACACCAGCAGCAGTGCGGCGATCACGGCGTTGGACGGAACACGCGTCACGGTGACCGCGCGAACCAATCGTCCGATTGAAAAAGCGACGATCCAGTTCAATCCGAAACCGCTTGGCGACCTTGTGCATGCGACCGCAGGCGAGTCGGCGATGAGCATTGATGACTCGGGGATGCTCGTCACTTACACCTTCCCCGTTCGCTATGCGCGTCAACGATCCGCTGCAGTCCAGTTGGAAAGTTATCGCATCAAGGTGTGGGACAAGATTGGGCAAACCAATCCTTCGCCGATCGTGTACCCGATTCGAGTCAACGCAGACTTGTCGCCCGAAGTCACAATCGTGATGCCGCAGCAATCGCCCAAAAACATCCCGATTGACGCTCAGCAGATCATCGAGATTCATGCAGCCGATGCCGATTTTGGTTTGCAGCAAATTGAAATCGAGATTCGTCGTGGAATCGAAACGCTCGAACGGGCGACGCTGTGGAGCGACGAAGTTGGCAAGAAAGGTAACCAGATTGCCGAGTATCGTTTTCGGCCTCATGAACATTTCCTTCGCGTGGGAGATGCGGTTCAAGTCACCGCAATCGCAACCGACAATCGACAAGATGAATCGGATCCCCTGGTCGAGCCGAACGTTGCCAAAACGGATCCTCTAGAGCTTCGTATCACGATGAGTGAACCGGTGCCAAAGGAACCTGTCGCGGGCGACGGTTTGTCGTCGCCTGATAACAAGCCTGCGGCGGATCCAAACGCAGGCGATGCATCGGGCGAAGGAGGGCAGGGCGGTTCGGGCGGTTCGTCTTCCTCGGGTGGCGAAGGTGAATCCGGCAATCAATCGGGAGGCTCGTCGGGCGGCGGCGAAGGTGGCGAGTCGGGGGAACCGCAAGACGGCGATCAAGAAAATCAGTCGGGGTCATCCGGCGGCAGTGGAAAGCAGTCGGGCGACCAAAACGAAGACGGCAATGAAAACCCGTCCGACGGCAGCGGTGCAGGCCAGGGCGGTTCGAATCAGGGCGATGCCTCGAATTCAGATTCGAATTCGAATTCAGATTCAAAGCCCTCTGGCGATTCGATGGGAAACGAGGGCTCCAGTGATTCGAGTGGCGATCCGTCGACTCAGGGGGATCCCTCGACTCAAGACAATACCGATCCCAATCAAACGCCGTCGGGCGATCCAAGCAACGCAGGCCAACCCCCGGGCGATTCCAAAAACGGGGCAGGGCAGGGCAGGGCAGAAGAAGGAATGATCGATCCTTCGAAACAGGATTCTGGCAACCAAGAGGGAGCGTCTGGATCGGATGGTTCGGGCCAGCAATCTGGTGAGTCGCAAGCTGCAGGATCGTCGAATTCCGAAAATTCATCGGCGGATCGCGGCAAGCCCGAAACGCCTCAGCATGATGGCGAGGCGATTGAGCGGATTCGTGACTACCTGGAAAAAAAGAGACAAGAGCAAGCAGGACAGGGACAACAGCCTGGGCAGGAACCGCAAGGCGGCTCCGAGCAGCAAGCGGGCCCAGAACAGCAAGCGGGCGCGGAACAGCAAGGCGGCCAGGGAACGCAAGCGGATTCCTCGGCCAAGTCGGAATCGAAGTTAGAGCAAAGCGGCGGAGATCCTACGAACGCAAAACCGGACGGAGGCACACAAGGCAGCGAGGCGAACAAACCGAACGACCCCAATAAAGGAAACCAATCAGGGCAAGGGAACCAGTCGGACGCAGCTGAAGATTCCAAATCGGCCACCAGCGATCCCAAGGGGCAACCGTCCGGTGCAGACGGCCAATCCGCGGACAACGGCGGAGCGGGACAACCGGAGTCCGCGAAGGAGCCATCCGGCAGCGAAGCCGCTGGCGAGCAGAAGGCCGACGGAGCGGCTGGCCAATCCGGTGAGAAAAACGATGCGAAAGCAGCAGACGCCAACGGCGAAAACGGGAGCGACTCCGCGGCCGAAAATGATCCAATGAGCGATCAAGCTGGCAGCAAGCAAGACGGCAGTGGGCAAGACGCGGCGGGACAACAGCAGGCCGAAGGAGCCGAGAAGGGGCAAGGCGAGGAGAATCAGGGCGAGACAGCTGACGCAGACAAAGGGAGTGATGGAAATCAGGGAAATGACGGAAGTCAATCCAAGTCGGGGACGCCCCAAGATTCCGCGTCCAAACCCAATCAAGACGCGAAATCGCAAGGCAGTGAATCCCAGGGCCGTGAGTCATCATCGGGGCAACCCAGCAATTCCGGCATGGATTCCAAGCCGTCGTCCGAAGCGGGGCAGCCCGAAGCTACATCGGACCAAGCCTCGGCTTCCTCCGGCCAGGGCAGTAATGGCTCGGGGGCCGCAGCGGACGCAGGCGATGCCGCCGCCGATGATCTGCCTACGGCTCCGGACCCGATCGATCTTGATTACGCCAAAAAGTCGACCGACATGGTGCTCGACTACCTCGAAGAGACTCGCGATCAACCCGATCAAGAGCTTCTAGAGAAACTGAATTGGACCCAAGAGGACATGCAGCGATTTGTTGACCGCTGGAAATCCGTTCGCGAGCTGGACAACGCTAATCCCAATGATCCCAACGCCAAAAGCGAATTGACCGAAGCGTTAGAAAGTTTGGGGCTGCGTCAACCGACGCGAGCGACCAGCCAACGCCGTGAACAAGCCGATGCACTTCGAGGACTGCGTGACGCCGGCAACCGAACGCCACCACCGGCGGCCTACCAAGATGCCTTCGACTCCTTCCGCCGAGCCATCGGCGCCCCGTAGTGGATCTTGCCAAAGATCCACATCTTTCGTAGTGGATCTTGCTAAAGATCCCCCATCCTCTAACTCCCTTCGTAGTGGATCTTGCTAAAGATCCCCCATGGCGCAAAGCTCCGTTCTGCGACGCGTCCTCCCCGTCGCATCCTTAGCCAGCCCTCATTCGAACATTTCGGCAAGCTGCTCGATGTACTGCAGCGCCTCTTCGGGTTCGTCCACCTCCGCTCCCGGAACACGCCCCGCTCGGTCGCAATCACCCAGCAAGCAAAGGTCTTCGAACCACGGGTGAGCGGCCAATCGTTTACGGCGTCGCGCCCCGATCGTACGGTCATGGATTTTGTGAGTTTCCATGTGATGTTGGATCAGCCAAGCGGTTCGTTCGCTAATGAATCCCTCGAGTGCTTCCAGCCCGCTGGCGACATGGTCGTCGGGATCGATCGCCTTGCCGACATCATGCAGCAGCGCCGCCAACAGAAATTCTTCGTCGTACGGCATCACGTCCTTGGCCAATGCAAAAACTTGCATGCTGTGAAACAACGCGTCGCCTTCGGGGTGATAGCGTGGGCTTTGCCGCACGTTTTCCAGCGGCACCAGCAGTGACAGAAATACGTTGCTGCGATCGGGACAGGCGTCCATCGACTGCAATTGTTCGGCTTGTCCGTTGACATCAACGTCGTGTTCCATCGCAATCACACGTTCAAGTTCGCCGATCCCAGCGCGTTCGATCGGTTTGCCCGTGATCGAGCTGCGGAAATTGAACCCCAGCAGCGATGGGTGGTACACCGTCAATTCCACTGGGAATTGGTCGCGTACGTGCAGGTGAGTAAACACACGCTGCTCGCCATTTTTTTCGACGCGTTTACGTTCCATGTGATAGTAAACGCCCTGCTCATCCAGCACGACCGCAATCGATTCAGGCGAAGCGGCGAAGACATGGATATCGATATCCGAGCCATTGCGGATGCTGCCGGTCAGCACGCTGCCGATCAATTTGGGGTGGAACGGAGCCAGTTTTTGCAGCCACCATGCTGCCCGCAGTCGCATCTCGAGCAGTCGCTGGGAATAACCCTGGTCGCCTTCGCTGATGCGAGCAAGCAGTTGCACCTGTTCGCGGATTTCCGCATTGGTGGGCAAGTCGGCTGGTTTGATCCAGCCTTTGTAGATTCGACGGGCTGCTTTTTGTTTGGCGTTGAAGTATTCACTGCATTCGCGCGAGTACATCAAGCGTGCCGCTTCCCAAGCAATTTGGCGGCGAAGTTTTGGCGATGACATTCAAAAGGTTTGGCGATGCAAACCGAGAAAGGTCGAGCAAAGAAGAGTTGGTTTACATTTTTAGTCTTCGTCGGTTTGCCTCGACTGTCAAGATCTTTTTTTCAAAGACGCACGGCGACCGCCGTATTGTTCCGCATCGTTAGGTGCTTCGTTGCAAGATTTTTCTGATTTTCGCGGTTCGAAGCCTTCCCCCTTCTAGTACTGGACGTCCTTGGTGATTTGAATTAGCTTTAGGTGGTCTATTATTTCACCGATCGCATGCGTTTCTGTTTGTTTTCAGAAGCTCCATTGATTCGCTTTTTCACAAGCGTTATCGGTGTTCGCCAGTGCCATGTTGGATGCATTTGGTTTCTATGGCACGTGGTCGGTTCATCCTCCTATTAAGAAAAGAGAATTGGAATATGTCTGTCATCTGGAATAGTCTTGCAATTTTGACAGTTTGTTTTTCGTTGGCCGTTGTGGGTTGTGGATCGTCCGAGGGAACGCGGCAGGCTGAGCCCGCACCAAACTTGGAAGCAGAAGCGGATGCACTGGACGAAGCACCATCGGCGCCCATCGAGCAGTAAAACGACCGCGTTTGTGCTGTAAAAGTCACATCCGCGGCGGTGGCATGACGTCGTCGCGGCATGGGGCGAATCAACGAGCTTTGCACCACCGATTCGCCACTCGGCGGTAACG comes from Novipirellula caenicola and encodes:
- a CDS encoding prolyl oligopeptidase family serine peptidase is translated as MNALRIPTGCGWIVLWLSLWNVTALVADDYKQLPPAGIEIDQEVKDDLAAQIDHLDREIDALADAESDSASWLPDIRVLTRAVRLAITQDRFYKKSETKEAAKLLDEAARRIAAVKSGIRGLAVLRVSVRSSDKPQTVVGGFVSDIDDSVQPYGLVIPAGFHLGATTPHRLDVWLHGRGDTKTEIPFLIERMNKVGTYAPADTIVLHPFGRHCNAFKFAGETDVYEAMRHVQRILPIDHDRIAIRGFSMGGAGCWHLAAHDPLQWFAANPGAGFVDSIVYQGWQSNPPFKITPVREKLLRWYDVLPWVTNLQNTHMVAYSGEVDKQRQAADRVVAAAKQAGFEFPYVIGAKMGHKVDEVSANEIDRQLAAVAAEPVPEPRPEIEFVTYTTRYAKADWLSVTGLEEHWSAGKVKAKIAAKDRLVVKTEGVTHVEFDFRKSAWPTTTDDVDLIIDGGRFTVPDQSDAPGWQCRLVRGDGEWNIDVSEPNGLRKRPGLQGPIDDAFCDRFLFVLPTRPATHGEVQRWVNREQQYAQQRWRELMRGEVRVVKDVDLTEDQIKNNHLVCFGDFFSNRYLARIRRELPIQWTKETITVGDKTFDPATHAVAMCYPNPKNRAKYIVVNSGMTFREFSNVSNSRQIAMLPDWAVIDVQAEDDSMFPGKIAAEGFFNESWGL
- a CDS encoding helix-turn-helix transcriptional regulator produces the protein MRYAFRLAELLGHTPDRRKRPGTIKSIVEHTGLDRHQVASLLKNEAKYIPLDALSRLCDYLIDHGYATADQLPGALFQINAENFWELLARRGDIEIVIGVRQNDGDDSPENATVVASDSVLFGELLNGVSTLGGAAKHKSTSENEEGKVPDVPMPDRLQQTLVWSPGQVTLEDARERAGEVFNGFVEATGDRGLVCIGSVKSNPVVELMFSDAFGCTPFVTEDDVDDVSARSCPFFLRYRDSDPKPGAASAGMRLSKNEDAPEPGFYYEKDDGTWAYAGGKGKDSALVFYIFREALGRLDMVLSGFSGRATRLLAKTLAIRGEEFWPPVYEHGGMQVGAYLVQYENTDTKPSRDDLLYNPGGAAQIMPLSQKALERRLSKR
- a CDS encoding HD domain-containing protein yields the protein MSSPKLRRQIAWEAARLMYSRECSEYFNAKQKAARRIYKGWIKPADLPTNAEIREQVQLLARISEGDQGYSQRLLEMRLRAAWWLQKLAPFHPKLIGSVLTGSIRNGSDIDIHVFAASPESIAVVLDEQGVYYHMERKRVEKNGEQRVFTHLHVRDQFPVELTVYHPSLLGFNFRSSITGKPIERAGIGELERVIAMEHDVDVNGQAEQLQSMDACPDRSNVFLSLLVPLENVRQSPRYHPEGDALFHSMQVFALAKDVMPYDEEFLLAALLHDVGKAIDPDDHVASGLEALEGFISERTAWLIQHHMETHKIHDRTIGARRRKRLAAHPWFEDLCLLGDCDRAGRVPGAEVDEPEEALQYIEQLAEMFE